A genome region from Populus alba chromosome 5, ASM523922v2, whole genome shotgun sequence includes the following:
- the LOC118029206 gene encoding uncharacterized protein, translating to MDREQEEMQFLGVFGIYREAYRIIFSWRKIFSQITFALILPLSFIFLAHIEVSNVLFTKILYNEEELDETQVGTRKYEKLSDMISSEWAFFILFKAAYFTFVLIFSLLSTAAVVYTIASIYTAREVTFKKVMSVVPKVWKRLMVTFLSIFLAVFAYNFASILVLITCVFLVGPSKVVPLLLFLFMLYFMGLVYMSIIWQLASVVSVLEEASGFKAMMKSRELIKGKMWVAIIIFFLLNLSSVGLHVLFENKVVHGWSLGTLNRASFGILSLLALLVLYLFGLVIQTVIYFVCKSYHHENIDKSALSDHLEVYLGEYVPLKSKDVQLEQFDV from the coding sequence ATGGATAGAGAACAAGAAGAGATGCAGTTTCTTGGGGTCTTTGGCATATACAGAGAAGCTTATAGGATCATCTTCTCGTGGAGAAAGATCTTCAGTCAGATTACTTTTGCCTTGATTCTTCCCCTATCTTTCATCTTCTTAGCTCACATCGAGGTATCCAATGTCCTCTTTACAAAGATACTCTACAACGAAGAAGAGCTAGATGAGACACAAGTTGGCACCCGGAAATACGAGAAATTATCTGACATGATTTCTTCTGAATGGGCCTTTTTTATCCTCTTCAAAGCAGCATACTTCACCTTCGTACTTATATTCTCTCTTCTATCAACTGCAGCTGTTGTTTACACCATAGCTTCCATTTACACCGCACGAGAAGTGACATTCAAGAAGGTGATGAGCGTTGTCCCCAAGGTTTGGAAGAGGCTCATGGTCACGTTTCTGTCCATCTTTCTTGCTGTTTTTGCATACAACTTTGCTTCTATATTAGTCCTTATTACATGTGTGTTTTTAGTTGGCCCTAGCAAAGTTGTTCCActtctcttatttttatttatgctatACTTCATGGGGCTTGTGTACATGAGCATAATTTGGCAATTAGCAAGTGTTGTGTCCGTGTTGGAAGAGGCTTCTGGGTTTAAAGCCATGATGAAGAGCAGGGAATTGATTAAGGGGAAGATGTGGGTGgcgataattatattttttttgctaaatctTTCTTCTGTGGGATTACACGTCCTGTTTGAGAACAAGGTTGTGCACGGATGGTCACTGGGCACCTTGAACAGGGCATCGTTTGGGATTCTCTCTTTGCTGGCGCTTCTCGTGTTGTATTTGTTCGGACTTGTTATCCAGACAGTGATCTACTTTGTCTGCAAATCTTATCACCATGAAAACATCGACAAGTCGGCCTTGTCAGATCACCTCGAAGTTTATCTGGGAGAGTATGTTCCTTTGAAGTCCAAGGATGTCCAGCTCGAGCAATTTGATGTTTGA